Below is a genomic region from Delftia tsuruhatensis.
TGCTGCTGGCGGCCGAGGGCGATGAGGTGCTGGACTGGCGCGAGATGAGCGCGCGCTATCCGCATGCGCTCCAGATCGTGCAGGAAGGCGGCGACCACGCACTGAGCAATTTCGAGGAATACCTGCCCCAGCTCGATGAATTCCTGAACCTGGCATAAGGCCACGGGACGGTGCCGGCCTGGCAGCAGCCATGCGCCGCGTGGGAGAATACCGGGCTATGCACGCATTGTTTGAAGAAGCCGGCAAGTTCCTGGCCGGCCGCATCCTCTCCGAAGCAGACACCTCCGCACAGGTGGAGCTGGATTCGGGCAAACGGGTCAAGGTCAAGTCCGCCAACATCCTGCTCAAGTTCGACAAGCCGGCTCCGGCAGAACTGATCGCCCAGGCGCAGGCGCAGGCCGCCGAGATCGACCTGGACCTGGCCTGGGAATTCGCCCCCGAGGAGGAGTTCGGCTTCGCCGACCTTGCGCGCGACTATTTCTCGGACAAGGCCACGCTGGCCGAGCAGGCCGGCGCGCTGTTCCGCCTCTACGAGGCACCGCACTACTTCCGCCGTGCCGGCAAGGGCCGCTTCAAGAAGGCGCCCGCCGAGATCCTCCAGCAGGCGCTGGCCGGCATCGAAAAGAAAAAGCAGATCCAGGCCCAGATCACGGCCTGGGCCGACCAGCTGGGCGCCGGCGAATGCCCGGCCCCCATTCGCGAGCAGCTGTACAGGATCCTGTTCCGCCCGGACAAGAACGCGCCCGAATACAAGGCCGTGGTCGAAGCCAGCCGCGCCACGCGCCTGGCGCCCCTGGACCTGCTGCACAAGGCCGGCGCCATCGAATCGGCCTACGAGTTCCACTGGAAGCGCTTCCTGTTCGACCACTTCCCCAAGGGCACCCAGTTCCCCGCGCTGCAGGCCCCCCAGCCGCCGGCCGACCTGCCGCTGGCCGAGGTCCAGGCGTTCTCCATCGACGACTCGGCCACCACGGAGATCGACGATGCCCTGTCCGTGCGCGGGCTGGGCACGGGCACGGTCACCGTGGGCATCCACATAGCGGCGCCCGGCCTTGCGATCGTCCCAGGCACGCCGCTGGACCAGTTGGGCCGCTCGCGCCTGTCCACGGTCTACATGCCCGGCTACAAGATCACCATGCTGCCCGACGAGGTGGTGCAGATCTACACGCTGGACGAAGGCCGCGCCAACCCCGCCGTGTCCCTGTACGTGACCATCGACGAAGCCACGCTGGAGACCACGGCCAGCGAGACACGGCTGGAGCGCGTGCCGGTGCAGGTCAACTTCCGCCATGACAAGCTGGACCACATCGTCACCGAGCAATGGCTGGCCGACCCGGCCCTGCAAGTCGAGGACACGCCCGAAGTCCTCCAGGGCAAGCGTGCCGAGCTGACCTTCCTGCAGCGCTGGGCGAAACACCTGAAGGCGCGGCGCGAGGAAGTGCGCGGCAAGCCAGAGAACTTCAACCGGCCCGACTACAACTTCCGCCTCGTGGGCAACGGCGGTGCCGAGCCCCGGGGCAACGAGCAGGTGGAGATCACCGTGCGCAAGCGCGGCGCTCCGCTGGACCTGATCGTGGCCGAGGCCGCCATCGTCGCCAACAGCACCTGGGGTAGCTGGCTGGCCGAGCTGGGCGTGCCCGGCATCTACCGCAGCCAGGCCAGCCTGGCGCCCGGCATCAAGGTGCGCATGTCCACCAAGGCCCTGCCCCACGCCGGCATCGGCGTCAAGAGCTATGCCTGGGCCACCTCGCCGCTGCGCCGCTACGTGGACCTGGTCAACCAGTGGCAGATCATCGCCTGCGCGCGCCATGGCAAGACCGCCGCGCTGGCCGCGCCGTTCAAGCCCAAGGACGCCGAGCTGTTCGGCATCATCAGCAGCTTCGACGGGGCCTACAGCGCCTACAACGGCTACCAGGCCGGCATGGAACGCTTCTGGACCCTCAAGTACCTGCAGCAGCACGCCATCACCGAACTGACGGCCACCGTCATCAAGGAAGGCATGGGCGGCGGCCTGCTGGTG
It encodes:
- a CDS encoding ribonuclease catalytic domain-containing protein — protein: MHALFEEAGKFLAGRILSEADTSAQVELDSGKRVKVKSANILLKFDKPAPAELIAQAQAQAAEIDLDLAWEFAPEEEFGFADLARDYFSDKATLAEQAGALFRLYEAPHYFRRAGKGRFKKAPAEILQQALAGIEKKKQIQAQITAWADQLGAGECPAPIREQLYRILFRPDKNAPEYKAVVEASRATRLAPLDLLHKAGAIESAYEFHWKRFLFDHFPKGTQFPALQAPQPPADLPLAEVQAFSIDDSATTEIDDALSVRGLGTGTVTVGIHIAAPGLAIVPGTPLDQLGRSRLSTVYMPGYKITMLPDEVVQIYTLDEGRANPAVSLYVTIDEATLETTASETRLERVPVQVNFRHDKLDHIVTEQWLADPALQVEDTPEVLQGKRAELTFLQRWAKHLKARREEVRGKPENFNRPDYNFRLVGNGGAEPRGNEQVEITVRKRGAPLDLIVAEAAIVANSTWGSWLAELGVPGIYRSQASLAPGIKVRMSTKALPHAGIGVKSYAWATSPLRRYVDLVNQWQIIACARHGKTAALAAPFKPKDAELFGIISSFDGAYSAYNGYQAGMERFWTLKYLQQHAITELTATVIKEGMGGGLLVRADDLPLVFPVLGVTGLPRGAHVRVRLGEIDEIALDVSGTLIERLDGDAVAAGGEDAAEDDEEAVAGPIAIAVDMNEADGTAADPAQS